AATCAAAATCCTCTTTTTTAGGATTTAAGATGAtggattttgttgttgtttttccaATAAACAAGAGTTTGTTCTCTGCCATGTcacaaccaaacaaatattGGACTGATAAGGTAAAATtcttaatgaaattattaaatgtGTATAAGATGCACTTATATTAGTATAACATGATACATAATATCCTTCAGAAATTTAATGTTTCGTTTCTATCaccaaacctttttttttttataacagaTACACTCAAATGAagtataaaatatcaaattagtaTTCGTTAAGATTATCatttaatgtattaattttatcgTCATATCTTGTTTAGAAGTTTACAATTTCTAATTCTGTTTATCATGGTTTTTATATCACATCGATATGATTTTTTACtatcttcataaaaaatcaaaactctgCAGCATGGATTAATACAGATGCACAACTGTCCACTGCTTGTTCATGTCACACGTGAAAAATTGTTATGATAGGCACTACATGgctaatgatgatgatcataTTAGTATCCAAGAATACATTGATCGCGCTTCAATTGTATCTGTATATGAGAGGCGAATAATTAACATCAACAAAGGTTTTGGAATCCCAGCTGCTTTACCATGACATCTTGTAGATGAGGTCTACACCCCGGTTACCGCGGTCAAGAATTTCATTGGGTAGTGGTagttttttaattgaaaaacaGGGTGATAAGAGTGTTTGACTCATAATTGAGCTCAAGGAAAAAACAGTTTTGCACGAGATAACAAAATTATCTAAAATGCTTCCTTCTTACTTACTAGACAATGGATTCTTTGAAGAAACTGAGCGAACAAATTTTGGTAATTGTCATGCGTACAAGAATAACATTACTGGTTCACTTTTGGAGCCTCAGTTCCTTTTATGATTGAATTTGCATAAGACATTGTACCACAAAAGAGCGATAGCCTGTaagtattttgatttttttgtttttaatcatgtatcatttaaatttataatttaaattctgtatttttttttagagattGTGGGATATATGTTGCTGCATTTGCGGAGTATCTTAGTGACcaaatcaaaatatcatttgTTGATTTTCGTTTTGAATACCTATTCAAAACATATGGAGTTTGTTAGTGAAGTTATGGCAGCGAGAAGGCTTAGTGTGGATATGTTTGTGAGAATGATGATCTACCAAAACCTAAGGGTGTAGGCACACCACCAGAAGAAGATTTGGTTCACATAGAGTAGTATCTTTGCATGCAcaatgtttcatattttttttttatctcattttGATAATTTCACTAAAGCTTTATTGTGTTTTGATACATTATGGAACAAGTATTTTTGcttataaaaagttaaattcaGACATATTATGGCATTACATAAAGAAAAAGGGTATTACAAgttttattaatcaaatataataaatagttaataataaatagttttttgagaacttaatttatatgattcattatcaataatacttaatatatattacatgaTATATGATCTATATATAGTCATTGTAAATTTTATAGTAACCTtaacaaatttcaaattaaatgtacatgatacattagCTAATACgttaactaataatttttttttataattataagtggataaaaaaatttaggctTAAGTCATCCAGAGCCCCCTAAAATTGTCCGcatatttcacttagacaccccaattcaattatatacctattgaacacttaaTTTGTAAGAAATTTGTACCTATTAGACATTTTTTACTAACATGACAACATGTGTGTAATACACATGAGAAGAGCTTGAAAGACATAGAAAaagatttatctttttttttaaaaaaaaataattaaattattatctcttcttcttctttgacttAACCACCATTGCCATCACTTTTCCGGCTATCATCCGTGTCACCATCATTAAAGCTCATTCCACTGCTCTTTTTTTCGCACCACCTTGATTTTTACCAAATCTCTCGTCACTATACCCATTCTTCTCCTTTCCGTTCTTTCTCCATCGTCTTCTTCCACCTTTTTTTGCTTCTGGTCATCGTCTCCGTTCCGTTTTTTACCAGTCATCGCCCCCACCATCCACCATCAACACCACCTCATTTTCTCTGAATCTATTGTTGTCAATATCTTTCTCTCTCCTTAAAATTTGAAGCAATCAATCACAACTTTCACATTGCCACCTTATTTTGTTCGTCAGAAAACTCTGTCACCATACATCTCTTTCTTTCTGCCCAATCAATTCAAGAATAAATCATATCTATgcgtaaaaacaaaaataaatcttctagaaaaagtagaagacaagagatttaagtttttttttaaaaaaaaatggggaaGATGAAGTTGGGGCGTAGGCAACAGTCGGAAGTGGCAACATGGTTTAggattttagttaattttttaaattatatttatattgagcTCAAAGCAACATGgagttatttaattagttaaattgtcATGTCATAACAAGTGCATAACACTCTCTTAACATTTTTAGCTAATTATCAAAATTTGTCTAATAGGAACAATTTTGTAAAGTTAAAAGTGTTTTTGAAGTTTCTAAGTGaaatatgcggacaactttaagcgTCTTTGAATGACTTAAgccaaaaatttatttaacaaaagTAATTTGATACAAATGTATTTTTCAACACAATTCATAACaatgtatttatattatatgcaacttaaaatttatttaacataaattataaataaatatctttttcaacaccaataattattaataacaaGTGTAAACAATACTTAAAATGATAGTTGTTTACGTGaaaaattattcaataaaaatattaatttacataaatattaaaaaaaattaaattaaattttaacaagCACTTTTGTTATTCGTTAAATTTAACAAGtagatttaagattttattttattttttgtgtaaagtTCTCTCAAATTTACTATACTAAATATTTGAACTAACTTCCTATAACTACTCtctttttagcaaaaaaaatttaaaattgcttgaattagttatttaaacacaaaaataattacaCACTTTTTGTTTGCAATGCAAATTTAGCTGGGCCTCTTTTTTATTATGGGAAGTTACTAATCTTTTAAGcctaaattttcaaattaataacTTAACTTTTAATCAGATTATTGTATTTagctatttcttttttagtgcAAAAAATggatattatataaattaattgtttttttttaattttaataagcaCATAATTGTATTATCAAATTATCGTTGCAAGAAATGATTCTTTATctgatattatttattatgcAACTTTAAAAGATCATTTGTGCAATCgttattgttttattatatGCTTACTatttttgcatatatatatatagcttaacatttcaagaaaaaataatacttttggAATATGTAAATTAAATTGTACTAAGTAAATAAGTAGAATGATACATTAAATACTTTTCTTTCATCATCTTCTTTAGGAATTACAATTATAGaaagtaattttaattttctgtgCTTaataaaatacccttaaaataaaataaatgtgttcgatttttttaaaaaaagtgtatTAACTTTTAATTCATCCGGTCAagtattctttttattataaagcTCAAATTTGCATATTTTCCCTAAACATATGAgattaatttattcaaaaaaataattccttGACATTTAGAAaacaatttatgtatgaaaatatttatttatttaaaaaaaaggtgttttaatatattcaaaaaatttgaccaaacaaATCGTGATTTATATtaaatctaattttaaaaaattacatgacAATCATACAATGTAAGCATTTGAtaacacaataaaaataactgTGGAACAAAAGCAGAAATATATTGAATGATAATATTGTTTGAACTTATGATGAgatctttttataaattataatgaaaattttatgttgAGGATGATACCAAAAAACTAATATCTTATATTAAATtaagtcaaaataaaaatattttaagcaacatgattaaaaatttaaacgctaaattaaattattatatgaggtaatttaataactaaaatttaaactcataagtcagtataaataactaaaaaagaaGGAAACCTTAATTATTCATTGCATTAATATacgataaaagaaaaatataaaatcacttTCCCTATATAATATTAACAGCCATTGAAAAATGTAACAAGAAGCACACAAAAATTATCGAATATACATATATCGTTAAAATATTATGATCTAATATATTCGAAATAtagaattaaattatgatttaaaaaacAAAGCAGTTCTCAAGTATCTTTTTGATGGTGATTGAAGGAATCCAACATTACGTATAATTGAATGTAAATTTTGAATGGAAAAAATTAGGGAATTTTACACAAATCTCATTGCATTTTGTCTtgattttagatatttatatctttcaatatttcgATCCAACgtgtttttattttgaatacgTCATGTAAAGTAATGTATTCTAATTGATGTATCCAATTGATCCGACCCATACATTGCAAATAATGTAAAttgatatatgtaaaaatataaagacaattttttttataatttttaaatatgataaaaaaagttatttatttaaataatttttgctaaatttaatCTACAAGATGTCCTTAGTTAATATTTagtcataaataattttctatatctggaacaactttttattttatcataaaatataataattatcaatttatcaACAAACTTTGAATCTTATGGTAGATAAGATAAGATATTAATTTCTAATAAACAATCATGaatcaaatgaattaaaattttcaattgacaaaataattttgaaaaaacgTTATATTATCAAGTAAATAAGATAATActtccaaatatttttcaatatatacatactagataattataaatatataattattaaaaactttATCTTTGTTAAGAAACATACATATTTATAACTTTCTTTAGAGTAGCTATCTTATGCAAAACGAGGCTTAATCGATCGTTAATACTATCCAACATATAGTAAAAGCTTATCCATAATTTCATAATGATATAAATTCATAGCTCATAACATCTTAATCTAAAACTAATCTAAAATACACATTAAtacatctaattttttttgccacatcagaatataattattagttTGTTTATATTTAAACAGAATAAGCaaagaatttaaataaataaattaaaatattatatcagGAAATATCTTTAAACAATTATTATTTGTAACGTATAATTGAGAAATCCAATAACTCAAATCCGGTAGTTACGTtaatacaaaacaaataaaagtgtAATTTCAAATCAGTTATATAGTTTTGACTATGTCAATAGTTAGCTacccattttcttttatatatatatatatttaaaaaatagaataaatggtaaaatattaattaattaattattgggATAAGTAAAAATTAGTAGTTATAGAATCCAAATCTAACAAAACTAAATTATCTACTAAAAAAACTAGAATTTAGGGATGAGTTAGTTACCTTACCAGTATAAAATAGGAGACTTTGGCctacaaaaattatattctcatttttttcttctcttgttgaaaaaacaaaacaaacgaAGAAGACTAGAAATTCAtgttaaattcttttttcttctcttatttttcttactCTTTATCCTCTCATAGAATTTTCCTTCTTATTTACATTAATTAGTCTATATAGAATTTATTTTCATGGCTGGTGTTGGTGAAAATGGAGTTAATAAAGAAATCGATACAAGGACTAAGGAGCAAAAATCAATCGATGAATGGCTACCGATAACATCGAACCGGACTGCCAAGTGGTGGTACTCAACCATGCATAATGTTACCGCTATGGTTGGTGCTGGTGTTCTTAGTTTACCTTACGCTATGTCTCAGATGGGATGGTaactatttctttatttatttttttagttgtaaTTTGAGTCGAATATGAATATTTCAGATATGATATAGTATAACATTCAATGTAATTGATATTATCTTATGGACTATACTTTTTTCAATATTAgggtttataatttttaaaagatttaaaaaattgatttttgcaaatctttatatatatatatatatatatatatatatatatatatatatatatatatatatatatcgtttttttaattttgtaattagaGAAAAATCTCGTATGCACGCTTCTACAATACAAAtgtaagaaaaattaaagaataaaatcaaatcatatattttgagtttattttttttttatagtattgAAATTTGTGTTTGTTACATTCTCAATCCAACAATTTCTTATACATATATAGTAATAAATTTGCATTTCAGCATTACCTTACCACTACCGAGATAGTCTGTTGTAATCGAGTATTAGcacattttttcatattttcaaatGTGGAGATAGAAAGACTGTTTGTAATCTGTTATCGAGTATTGGAGATAGAGAGACTGACTATCCTCGGTTATCAAGTATTAGTGTATTCATTCATATTTTCAAATGGTTTACCAGAGTATTAGCACATCCGTTCATATTTTCAAATGGTTTACCACTGCCGCCTTGTAATAGCATTCATATTTTCAAATGGTTTATCACTACTTTTTGGAGATAGAGACTCTGAGTTTTGGAGATAGAgcacattcattcatatgttcAAATGGATTATCACTATGTTTTGAAGATAGAAAGACTGTATATTCTGTAGTCGAGTATTAGCACATTGGTTCATATTTTCAAATGGTTTATCACTATGTTGTGAAGATAGAAAGACTGTGTATACTCTGTAGTCGAGTATTAGCACAGTGGTTCATATTTTCAAATGGTTGTGAAGCTAGAAAGAGTGTAGTATTATCACATTGTTTGATGTTTTGATGTGTTTATGCAGGGGAGCTGGTGTAACAGCACTGGTACTCTCATGGGTTATAACATTTTACACAATCTGGCAAATGGTTGAGATGCATGAAATGATTCCTGGAAAGAGATTTGACAGATATCATGAACTAGGTCAATGCGCGTTTGGCGATAAACTTGGCCTCTGGATCGTTGTTCCACAACAACTGGTGGTAGAGGTCAGCACTTGCATTATCTACCTAGTAACTGGGGGAAAATCACtgcaaaaatttcaagaaattataTCACCAAACGCGAAACCACTCAAGCTCACCTATTTCATCATCTTCTTTTCATCCATCCAGTTTCTCTTATCTCTCTTACCAAATTTCAACTCCCTCTCCTCTGTTTCATTTGTCGCGGCTGTTTTATCCATCACATATTCTTTTATAGCATGGATTGCATCAATAAAAGAGCACGCAGTTGGTACACAAGTGGTTAGTTATAGTCCCAGAAGCACAAAAGATTCAGATAATGTGTTTATGTTTTTAAGTGCATTAGGTAATGTAGCATTTTCCTACGCTGGACATAATGTTGTACTTGAAATTCAAGCTACTATTCCTTCAACACCAGAGAATCCATCAAAAAAAGCTATGTGGAAAGGTGTACTCATAGCTTATGTTATAGTCGCGATATGCTATTTGCCTGTTGCTTTCATTGGATACTGGGTGTTTGGTAATGGAGTCGAGGATAACATTTTGCTTACACTACATAAACCTGTTTGGATTGTTGCTGCTGCGAACATTTTCGTA
This DNA window, taken from Solanum lycopersicum chromosome 5, SLM_r2.1, encodes the following:
- the LOC101255097 gene encoding lysine histidine transporter 2, which translates into the protein MAGVGENGVNKEIDTRTKEQKSIDEWLPITSNRTAKWWYSTMHNVTAMVGAGVLSLPYAMSQMGWGAGVTALVLSWVITFYTIWQMVEMHEMIPGKRFDRYHELGQCAFGDKLGLWIVVPQQLVVEVSTCIIYLVTGGKSLQKFQEIISPNAKPLKLTYFIIFFSSIQFLLSLLPNFNSLSSVSFVAAVLSITYSFIAWIASIKEHAVGTQVVSYSPRSTKDSDNVFMFLSALGNVAFSYAGHNVVLEIQATIPSTPENPSKKAMWKGVLIAYVIVAICYLPVAFIGYWVFGNGVEDNILLTLHKPVWIVAAANIFVVFHVIGSYQVFAMPVFDMIETFAVKTMKYKPSFPLRFLVRMVFVAFTLFVAITFPFFGGLMGFFGGFALAPTTYYLPCIIWLRLQKPKRFGLSWTINWVCIIVGILLTVLSPIGGMWSIIKSVKTYHFYQ